In a single window of the Melioribacteraceae bacterium genome:
- the plsY gene encoding glycerol-3-phosphate 1-O-acyltransferase PlsY, translating to MLNLLFVVLVSYLVGSIPTSIILSKLLRGIDIRNYGSGNAGGSNVFRVLGWKWGVLTIILDALKGAVAVIVVARFYLDSFPFSNITPFDDFTLVQIICGLAAVLGHIWTVFAGFKGGKGIATALGFLITIITVDMLFALAVFTLTVTYSKYISLGSVLAAISVPLILIIRENIFHVNIQGYHTILPFAIILSFLVIYTHRKNITRIFDGSENKLSFSKKKTA from the coding sequence ATGCTAAATCTTTTATTCGTTGTGCTCGTTTCATATTTAGTAGGGTCCATTCCCACAAGTATAATTTTAAGTAAACTATTACGTGGAATAGATATTCGAAATTATGGCAGCGGTAATGCTGGCGGCTCTAATGTTTTTCGTGTACTTGGATGGAAATGGGGAGTTCTAACAATAATTCTTGATGCTCTAAAAGGTGCTGTAGCTGTAATTGTTGTGGCTCGCTTTTACTTAGATAGTTTCCCGTTCAGTAACATTACACCATTCGACGATTTTACTCTTGTTCAAATTATTTGCGGATTAGCCGCTGTACTTGGTCATATATGGACAGTTTTTGCGGGATTCAAAGGTGGCAAAGGGATAGCTACGGCTCTCGGCTTTTTAATTACTATTATTACTGTGGATATGCTATTTGCATTAGCAGTATTCACATTAACCGTTACATACTCAAAATATATTTCGCTTGGTTCAGTATTAGCAGCAATCTCGGTTCCCCTTATTTTAATTATTCGTGAAAATATTTTTCATGTCAACATTCAAGGATATCATACGATACTGCCATTCGCAATTATTTTATCTTTTCTGGTAATCTATACTCATCGGAAAAATATTACACGAATATTTGATGGCAGCGAGAACAAACTATCTTTTTCAAAAAAGAAAACTGCGTAA
- the ispD gene encoding 2-C-methyl-D-erythritol 4-phosphate cytidylyltransferase, with the protein MKKKVIIPSGGSGLRTGLMQPKQYLSFNGKELIAYTISTFQNSDFIDEIIIPVQKEFIPLINEIKEKFGFTKISCITEAGSERQYTVKNGLFATDCADGDIILVHDAVRPLIDKQTIEQSILATIDFGAAVVAIKAKDTLIQGVGSVQNYVDRKNIYYAQTPQVFRFNILKESMLKADKDNFLGTDESMLVQRCGYEVKIIEGSSLNFKVTSQDDIKLFKLISENIIGLS; encoded by the coding sequence ATGAAAAAAAAAGTTATCATTCCATCTGGTGGTTCCGGTTTAAGAACCGGATTGATGCAGCCAAAACAGTATCTTTCCTTCAATGGTAAGGAGCTCATCGCATATACAATCTCCACGTTTCAAAACTCAGATTTCATTGATGAAATAATAATCCCGGTTCAAAAAGAATTCATTCCGCTGATAAATGAAATAAAAGAAAAATTTGGTTTTACGAAAATCAGTTGTATTACTGAAGCAGGCTCAGAACGTCAATACACAGTCAAGAATGGCTTGTTTGCCACCGACTGCGCAGATGGTGATATAATTCTCGTACATGACGCTGTGAGGCCTCTAATAGACAAACAGACAATTGAACAATCAATTCTCGCCACAATTGATTTTGGTGCGGCTGTAGTAGCAATTAAAGCTAAGGACACTCTGATCCAAGGAGTAGGTTCGGTACAGAATTATGTTGATAGAAAAAATATATATTACGCTCAAACTCCACAGGTATTCAGGTTTAATATTTTAAAGGAATCGATGTTAAAAGCAGATAAAGATAATTTTTTAGGAACGGATGAATCAATGCTTGTTCAGAGATGCGGTTATGAAGTTAAAATTATTGAAGGTTCTTCTTTAAACTTCAAAGTAACAAGTCAAGATGATATTAAACTTTTTAAATTAATTTCCGAAAATATTATTGGATTAAGTTAG
- the queA gene encoding tRNA preQ1(34) S-adenosylmethionine ribosyltransferase-isomerase QueA, which produces MKLSDFKYNLPKTAIAKYPVTPRDKAKMMVLNRANGSIEQQTFSDLTNYLNKGDVIVVNKTKVMQARLFGKKERTNAKIEVFVLRELNKEENIWDVIVDPARKVRIGNRIYFNDKLWCEVIDNTTSRGRTVRFNEDAGDIFKAIEKIGNTPLPPYIKREAETSDKDNYQTIFAENDGSVAAPTAGLHFTPNLVKKIDKLGVKIVPVILHIGLGTFRPVEVEDLTKHKMDSEYFEIPEETAKVINKALHEKKNVFVVGTSTCRALESSVTAEGFAKPNFGWTDKFIFPPYDFKITKKLITNFHAPESTLLMLVAAFADYDFMMKAYKKAMKEGIRFLSYGDAMLII; this is translated from the coding sequence ATGAAATTATCTGATTTCAAATATAATTTACCAAAAACTGCAATTGCGAAATACCCGGTTACACCGAGAGATAAAGCCAAAATGATGGTGCTTAACAGAGCAAATGGCAGCATCGAACAACAAACATTCTCCGATTTAACTAATTACCTTAATAAAGGGGATGTAATCGTAGTTAATAAAACAAAAGTTATGCAAGCTAGGCTGTTCGGAAAGAAAGAAAGAACTAACGCTAAAATTGAAGTATTCGTTTTAAGAGAACTAAATAAAGAAGAAAACATTTGGGATGTTATCGTTGATCCCGCCCGTAAAGTGCGTATCGGGAATAGGATATACTTCAATGATAAACTCTGGTGCGAAGTAATTGACAACACTACTTCAAGAGGAAGAACCGTTAGATTTAACGAAGATGCAGGGGATATATTCAAAGCGATAGAAAAAATTGGAAACACTCCTCTCCCCCCTTATATTAAAAGAGAAGCAGAAACATCTGACAAGGATAATTACCAAACAATTTTTGCTGAGAATGATGGTTCTGTTGCGGCTCCAACGGCTGGCCTTCATTTTACTCCTAATCTTGTAAAGAAAATAGATAAGCTCGGCGTTAAGATTGTTCCGGTAATTTTACATATTGGACTTGGTACATTTAGACCGGTTGAAGTTGAAGATCTTACAAAGCACAAAATGGATTCTGAATATTTTGAAATACCCGAAGAAACAGCTAAAGTTATAAATAAAGCATTACATGAAAAGAAAAACGTATTTGTTGTAGGTACAAGTACCTGCCGTGCGCTCGAAAGTAGTGTTACCGCAGAGGGTTTCGCAAAACCAAACTTTGGATGGACTGATAAATTCATATTTCCTCCTTATGATTTTAAGATTACAAAGAAATTGATAACGAACTTCCACGCTCCCGAATCAACATTATTAATGCTCGTTGCCGCTTTCGCCGATTATGATTTTATGATGAAAGCATATAAAAAGGCAATGAAAGAGGGAATCCGATTCTTGAGTTATGGCGACGCAATGCTGATTATTTAA
- a CDS encoding lysophospholipid acyltransferase family protein, which translates to MKLTNKQREILRFLGLHISNFLVTVLLKTVRITYIKKDSMEELVLNKKNFVSAFWHCSMAIGWYLHKDQNISALVSKSKDGDVLANILKKWNYKVVRGSSHIGGKEALGLMLELTRQNFSLAITPDGPTGPPRVMKAGAVITAKKNGIPLLLIGIGIKNKFVLKSWDSFQVPKPFTKIMVLFSEPIMINKDLTYDETSKMIAECEKRLNDLQLQAETLC; encoded by the coding sequence ATGAAACTAACAAATAAACAGAGAGAGATTCTCAGATTTTTGGGATTACATATCTCTAATTTTTTAGTTACTGTTCTTTTAAAGACTGTTCGGATTACATATATTAAAAAAGATTCAATGGAAGAACTTGTTCTGAATAAAAAGAATTTTGTTTCTGCGTTTTGGCATTGTTCGATGGCTATTGGCTGGTATTTGCATAAAGACCAGAATATATCAGCCCTGGTAAGTAAGAGCAAAGATGGTGACGTTTTAGCAAACATTCTGAAAAAATGGAATTACAAAGTTGTTCGGGGGTCCAGTCATATTGGAGGTAAAGAGGCATTGGGATTGATGCTGGAATTAACAAGGCAAAATTTTTCATTGGCAATTACTCCAGATGGGCCCACTGGTCCACCCCGGGTTATGAAAGCCGGTGCTGTTATCACAGCTAAAAAGAATGGTATTCCACTATTACTTATTGGGATTGGTATTAAAAATAAATTTGTACTAAAAAGTTGGGACTCATTCCAAGTCCCAAAACCATTTACAAAGATCATGGTTTTATTTTCAGAGCCTATTATGATAAATAAAGATTTAACATATGATGAGACATCCAAAATGATAGCGGAATGCGAGAAAAGACTAAATGATTTACAACTGCAAGCGGAAACATTGTGCTAA
- the lpxB gene encoding lipid-A-disaccharide synthase, whose amino-acid sequence MNNNILIVAGEASGDLHGASLILSLKKLHNQFNFYGIGGSKMIDAGLNALYNINQMAFLGFIEILKHLPFIRKVKRDLISTVIEKKIETVILIDYPGFNLNLAKKLKKLGIRVIYYISPQIWAWGKGRIKTIKDTVDKMIVVFPFEEKIYKDASVDVEYVGHPLIEHINNYKFFTRHELNEKLGLAEEKDIFLILPGSREHEILKIFPECIKAASKLARKYDMQIVVACAPNLDENLIKNSVAEKNFILAKGFTYDLLKHSTFGIIKSGTSTLEAAYFGIPFIVVYSTNMITYWLGKKVVKIKNIAMVNIILGKNLIKELIQNDVNEAKIIEECDLIISNKDEMRRIKNELQGIKSLLGNPGSSDRSAKIIFDLVNETNK is encoded by the coding sequence TTGAATAATAATATATTGATAGTTGCCGGAGAGGCATCTGGCGATTTGCACGGCGCAAGTTTGATTTTAAGTTTGAAGAAACTGCACAATCAATTTAATTTTTATGGTATTGGCGGGAGCAAAATGATTGATGCGGGGTTAAATGCCCTATACAATATTAACCAGATGGCATTTTTAGGGTTCATTGAAATATTGAAACATCTCCCATTTATAAGAAAAGTTAAGAGAGATCTAATTTCCACGGTAATTGAAAAGAAAATTGAAACTGTGATTCTGATTGACTACCCTGGTTTTAATTTAAACCTTGCTAAAAAATTAAAAAAACTCGGAATTCGGGTTATTTACTATATCTCCCCCCAAATTTGGGCATGGGGCAAGGGAAGAATTAAAACAATTAAAGATACGGTAGATAAGATGATCGTAGTTTTCCCATTCGAGGAGAAAATTTATAAAGATGCCTCTGTAGACGTTGAATATGTTGGGCATCCTCTTATTGAGCATATCAATAATTATAAATTTTTTACAAGACATGAGTTAAATGAAAAATTAGGATTAGCTGAGGAGAAGGATATTTTTCTCATTCTCCCCGGCAGTAGAGAACATGAGATTCTTAAAATATTTCCTGAGTGTATAAAAGCAGCCTCAAAATTAGCTCGGAAATATGATATGCAAATTGTTGTTGCCTGCGCTCCTAATCTTGATGAAAATCTCATTAAGAATTCCGTGGCTGAGAAAAATTTTATTTTGGCAAAGGGCTTTACTTACGATTTATTAAAACATTCTACTTTTGGGATAATAAAATCGGGGACTTCAACATTGGAGGCAGCTTATTTTGGTATTCCATTTATTGTTGTGTACTCAACCAATATGATTACTTATTGGCTTGGGAAAAAGGTTGTTAAAATTAAAAACATTGCGATGGTAAATATTATACTTGGCAAAAACCTTATTAAAGAACTAATTCAAAATGATGTTAATGAAGCTAAAATAATTGAGGAATGCGATCTAATAATTTCCAATAAAGATGAAATGAGAAGAATTAAAAACGAATTGCAAGGGATTAAAAGCTTACTTGGTAATCCAGGTTCATCGGATAGATCAGCAAAAATAATATTCGATTTGGTAAATGAAACTAACAAATAA
- the lpxK gene encoding tetraacyldisaccharide 4'-kinase yields the protein MLNILRILFSPAAFVFWIIIKIRNYLFDNGILSSSKVDAKVISVGNLTVGGSGKTPAVLMLAETLKNFGKNVGVLSRGYGRSTKGYLFVCDGAEIKTKVDDCGDEIYFISEELKLPTAVSERRVEGAKRFIKDSGVDTIILDDAFQHRWIARDIDIVIIDQRFLNKVDKLEQNPLPLGLMREPMDSINRADIVIINRKFSEKLAIPKKMDKYFHNKKVFHGYYEARGVYDVKTHEHYSFDEFEGQKSLVVCGIAKPYSFLNVLEKNNIDIKNKMLFTDHKSYSKYEVQSIRKRFYDTNSFSVLTTQKDAVKLTNFAVELDDIDIFYLKINLKLDEQKEFIDLINHKLN from the coding sequence GTGCTAAATATTTTAAGAATATTGTTCTCCCCGGCTGCGTTTGTTTTTTGGATTATTATAAAAATTCGTAATTATTTATTTGATAATGGAATTCTTAGTTCATCCAAAGTAGATGCTAAGGTTATCTCTGTAGGAAATTTAACTGTTGGTGGTTCAGGAAAAACTCCAGCCGTTTTGATGTTAGCTGAAACACTTAAAAATTTCGGAAAAAATGTAGGTGTACTGAGCAGAGGTTATGGCAGATCGACTAAAGGCTATTTGTTTGTTTGTGACGGTGCTGAGATTAAAACTAAGGTGGATGATTGTGGAGATGAAATTTATTTCATTTCAGAGGAATTGAAATTACCAACCGCCGTTTCAGAACGGAGAGTTGAAGGAGCAAAAAGATTTATTAAAGATTCGGGCGTTGATACTATTATTCTCGACGACGCGTTTCAGCATAGGTGGATTGCAAGGGATATTGATATTGTAATAATTGATCAGAGATTCTTAAATAAAGTTGATAAGCTTGAGCAGAATCCTCTTCCTTTGGGCTTGATGCGTGAACCGATGGATTCCATAAATAGAGCTGATATTGTGATTATTAATAGAAAATTTTCTGAGAAGCTGGCAATTCCTAAAAAAATGGATAAGTATTTTCATAATAAAAAAGTATTTCACGGTTATTATGAAGCAAGAGGTGTTTATGATGTTAAGACACATGAACATTATAGTTTTGATGAGTTTGAAGGACAAAAAAGTTTGGTAGTTTGCGGCATCGCGAAACCTTATTCTTTCCTAAACGTGTTAGAAAAGAATAACATCGATATCAAAAATAAAATGCTTTTTACTGATCATAAAAGCTATTCAAAATATGAAGTTCAAAGTATTCGTAAAAGATTTTATGATACTAATTCTTTTTCTGTACTTACTACTCAAAAAGATGCGGTAAAATTAACAAATTTTGCCGTTGAACTAGATGACATAGACATCTTCTACTTAAAGATCAATCTTAAGTTAGATGAACAAAAAGAATTTATTGATTTGATAAATCATAAATTAAATTAA
- the ppdK gene encoding pyruvate, phosphate dikinase → MAKSTKRYVYYFGGKKAEGKADMKELLGGKGANLAEMVNIGLPVPAGFTITTEVCTSYYKNNKKYPKELDAQLKTALAKVEKEMGAKFGDTKNPLLVSVRSGARASMPGMMETILNVGLNNETREALIAKTGNPRFVYDSHRRLIQMYSDVVMEKAAGIEPAEGKGVRVQLEKELHKMKEARGVHNDTDLTSDDLKELIEIYKEKVKEVLGKPFPENPMDQLWGAVSAVFQSWMGKRAISYRRIEGIPDEWGTAVNVQSMVFGNMGESSATGVAFTRNPATGENYFYGEWLTNAQGEDVVAGIRTPNPINEVGKTEHTAHLPSLETGMPKTYKQLHVIQRSLEKHYRDMLDVEFTIQEGRLYMLQCRVGKRNGPAAVKMALDMYKEKLITKEEAVLRVQPSQLDELLHPIIDPTVELTTKVFVKGLPAGPGGASGQIVFSANDAVAWAKEGKRVILVREETNPEDIEGMRAAQAILTGRGGMTSHAALVARGWGKCCIVGAGSIKINLEEKTLTVGGVTIKEGDWLTLNGSKGNVYLGELPMKKAAEENPDFQAFMKLCDQVRKLKVRTNADTPEDAERARAFGAEGIGLFRTEHMFYGKNSEEPLFILRKMIHSKSVEERVNALNELFPFVMKDIKGTLAAMDGFAVTFRTLDPPLHEFVPTRIEEREKLAESLGISLAELNERADSLHENNPMMGHRGVRLGITYPEITEMQVRAIFSATAELIQEGKKPFPEIMIPVTCHVNEIKHQYDLVTKVYAEVCAKYGLKKIPHLTGTMIEIPRAALTADKIAEVAQFFSFGTNDLTQMGFGFSRDDIGGFLPEYLDKKILPGDPFESIDQDAIGKLMEIAVEGGRKTRPDLKIGICGEHGGEPKSVEFCHKIGLNYVSCSPFRVPIARLAAAQAMVKEQNAAKKSVKKKK, encoded by the coding sequence ATGGCTAAATCAACGAAACGGTATGTTTATTATTTCGGCGGTAAAAAAGCTGAAGGAAAAGCAGACATGAAAGAACTCCTTGGCGGTAAAGGTGCCAATCTTGCTGAAATGGTTAATATTGGACTGCCAGTTCCAGCAGGTTTCACTATTACAACAGAAGTTTGTACTTCTTATTACAAGAATAACAAAAAATATCCCAAAGAGTTGGATGCACAATTAAAAACTGCATTGGCTAAAGTTGAAAAAGAAATGGGTGCAAAATTTGGCGATACTAAAAATCCACTATTAGTTTCAGTACGTTCCGGCGCGCGCGCATCTATGCCCGGTATGATGGAAACAATTCTTAACGTTGGTTTAAATAATGAAACTCGCGAAGCTCTAATTGCAAAAACAGGCAATCCCCGTTTTGTGTATGATTCGCACCGCCGTTTAATCCAAATGTACTCCGATGTGGTAATGGAAAAAGCCGCAGGAATTGAACCGGCTGAAGGTAAAGGTGTTCGTGTTCAGTTAGAAAAAGAACTCCATAAAATGAAAGAAGCTCGCGGAGTTCATAACGACACAGATTTAACTTCAGATGATTTAAAAGAATTAATTGAAATTTATAAAGAGAAAGTAAAAGAAGTACTTGGTAAACCATTCCCAGAAAATCCTATGGATCAATTATGGGGAGCTGTTTCAGCTGTATTCCAAAGCTGGATGGGAAAAAGAGCAATCTCCTATAGAAGAATTGAAGGAATTCCTGATGAATGGGGTACTGCAGTAAACGTTCAATCAATGGTATTCGGAAATATGGGCGAATCATCAGCTACTGGTGTTGCGTTCACTCGTAATCCTGCTACTGGTGAAAACTATTTCTATGGCGAATGGTTAACAAACGCTCAAGGTGAAGATGTTGTTGCCGGAATTAGAACACCAAATCCAATAAATGAAGTTGGTAAAACCGAGCATACAGCTCACCTCCCTTCTCTTGAAACCGGAATGCCTAAAACTTACAAACAATTGCATGTTATTCAACGTTCATTAGAAAAGCATTATCGTGATATGCTTGATGTTGAATTTACAATTCAGGAAGGCAGACTTTACATGCTTCAATGCCGCGTTGGAAAAAGAAATGGTCCGGCTGCCGTTAAAATGGCTCTTGATATGTATAAAGAAAAACTTATCACAAAAGAAGAAGCAGTATTAAGAGTTCAACCTTCTCAATTGGATGAACTGCTTCATCCAATTATTGATCCTACAGTTGAATTAACAACAAAAGTATTTGTTAAAGGTTTACCTGCTGGACCTGGAGGTGCGAGCGGACAAATTGTATTCTCAGCTAACGATGCCGTTGCATGGGCAAAAGAAGGAAAGAGAGTAATTCTTGTTCGTGAAGAAACAAATCCTGAAGATATTGAAGGAATGCGTGCAGCACAGGCAATTTTAACCGGACGCGGCGGAATGACTTCCCACGCTGCTCTTGTAGCTCGCGGCTGGGGTAAATGTTGTATAGTTGGTGCTGGTTCTATTAAAATTAATTTGGAAGAGAAAACTTTAACTGTTGGCGGCGTTACAATTAAAGAAGGTGATTGGTTAACTCTTAACGGCTCAAAAGGAAATGTTTACTTAGGCGAACTTCCAATGAAAAAAGCCGCTGAAGAAAATCCCGATTTCCAAGCATTTATGAAATTGTGCGATCAAGTTAGAAAATTAAAAGTTCGCACAAATGCTGATACTCCTGAAGATGCAGAACGAGCAAGAGCTTTTGGTGCCGAAGGAATTGGTTTGTTCAGAACAGAGCATATGTTCTATGGAAAGAATTCTGAAGAACCATTATTCATTCTTCGTAAAATGATTCATTCAAAATCTGTAGAAGAAAGAGTAAACGCTCTTAATGAATTATTCCCATTTGTTATGAAAGATATTAAAGGAACACTTGCTGCAATGGACGGATTCGCTGTGACATTCAGAACTCTCGATCCGCCACTTCATGAATTTGTTCCTACAAGAATTGAAGAAAGAGAAAAACTTGCTGAAAGTCTCGGAATATCATTGGCTGAATTAAATGAAAGAGCAGACTCATTACATGAAAACAACCCAATGATGGGACATCGCGGGGTTCGTCTTGGCATTACTTACCCAGAAATTACAGAGATGCAAGTTCGTGCCATTTTCTCAGCTACCGCTGAATTGATTCAAGAAGGTAAAAAACCTTTCCCAGAAATAATGATTCCAGTTACATGTCATGTAAATGAAATTAAACATCAATATGATTTAGTGACCAAAGTATATGCCGAAGTTTGCGCTAAATATGGTTTAAAGAAAATTCCTCATTTAACCGGAACTATGATTGAGATTCCTCGTGCGGCATTAACTGCAGATAAAATTGCGGAAGTAGCTCAATTCTTCTCATTTGGTACAAACGATCTAACACAAATGGGATTCGGTTTCTCACGTGATGATATCGGTGGATTCTTACCAGAATATCTCGATAAGAAAATTCTTCCAGGTGATCCTTTTGAATCAATAGATCAAGATGCTATTGGTAAACTGATGGAAATTGCTGTTGAAGGTGGTCGTAAAACTAGACCTGATCTTAAAATTGGTATTTGCGGAGAACATGGAGGAGAACCCAAATCAGTTGAGTTCTGTCATAAAATTGGATTGAATTATGTTAGTTGTTCACCATTCCGTGTACCAATTGCCCGCTTAGCCGCTGCACAAGCAATGGTTAAAGAACAAAACGCCGCTAAAAAATCGGTTAAAAAGAAAAAATAA
- a CDS encoding NAD(P)H-dependent glycerol-3-phosphate dehydrogenase, whose translation MRISVLGAGGWGTTLAILLHLNGHQVTLWEYKKSYAKSLSKSRENKTLLKGIKIPEEVIITSSLKESCTNQHMIVIAVPTQFVRSVLKEVKKFSFTDTTFVSVSKGIEKDSLLTVSGIIRDEIPRISDEQIGVLSGPSHAEEVARKIPTAVVAASLNLNTAVQIQSAFITSYFRVYSSTDILGVEYGGALKNVIAIGAGIIDGAKFGDNTKAAIMTRGIAEISRLGIFLGAKAETFSGLSGMGDLIVTCMSKHSRNRFVGEQIGSGLKLKDVLKKMEMVAEGVETSKSVYQLSIKKKIETPICTAVYQILFEDKDPVKATYELMTRDMKSETHKLTL comes from the coding sequence ATGAGAATTTCAGTTCTTGGAGCCGGCGGTTGGGGTACAACGCTTGCCATTCTTCTTCATTTAAATGGCCATCAGGTTACTCTCTGGGAGTATAAAAAGTCCTACGCAAAATCACTTAGCAAATCGAGAGAAAATAAGACTCTTTTAAAGGGGATTAAGATTCCGGAAGAAGTAATAATCACCTCTTCACTCAAAGAAAGCTGTACTAACCAGCATATGATCGTTATCGCAGTTCCCACCCAATTTGTCCGAAGTGTGCTTAAAGAGGTAAAAAAATTTTCATTTACTGATACAACCTTTGTAAGCGTTTCAAAAGGAATCGAGAAAGACTCATTACTTACTGTCTCGGGAATTATTAGAGATGAAATACCAAGAATTTCTGATGAACAAATCGGGGTTCTTTCTGGACCAAGTCATGCTGAGGAAGTAGCAAGAAAAATTCCCACCGCGGTTGTTGCAGCGTCATTAAATCTAAATACTGCTGTTCAAATTCAATCGGCATTTATTACATCATATTTCAGAGTTTATTCTTCTACCGATATTTTGGGAGTTGAATATGGTGGCGCTTTAAAAAATGTTATTGCTATAGGTGCCGGAATAATTGACGGAGCAAAATTTGGAGATAATACCAAAGCGGCAATTATGACTAGAGGTATTGCTGAAATTTCAAGATTGGGAATTTTTTTAGGGGCTAAGGCAGAAACATTTTCTGGACTTTCTGGTATGGGAGATTTAATAGTTACATGTATGAGCAAACATAGTAGAAATAGATTTGTTGGTGAACAAATAGGAAGCGGATTAAAATTAAAAGATGTTTTAAAAAAAATGGAGATGGTTGCCGAGGGGGTTGAAACATCAAAATCAGTTTATCAATTATCCATTAAAAAGAAAATAGAAACACCGATTTGCACTGCAGTATATCAAATTCTATTTGAAGATAAAGATCCAGTAAAAGCTACTTATGAACTGATGACTCGCGACATGAAATCGGAAACACACAAACTTACTCTCTAA